The genomic interval CGGAGTCCGCGCTCGGCTTCGCGATCTACGCGTACATCTATCTCTTCCACATGCCCGCGATGATCCTCCTCTCGGGCATCTTCTCCCGGGCGGAGGCCTCGCCGAAGGTCATCCGCTCGACGCTGCAGCTCGTCGTCACCTGGCTCATCTGGGAGGGGATCTGGGCGGCCGTCGATTTCGCGGTGCTCGAGGAGACCCCCGACGACGACTTCCTCGAGACGCCGGCGTGGACGCTCTGGTTCCTCATCAGCCTGGCGACCATGCGCATCCTGCTCCCGTACCTCGCGCGACTGCGCCACCCGCTGCTCGTGTCGATCGCCCTGGCGCTCGCCGCGGGCGCGATCCCCGATATCGGCACCGCGTTCTCCGCGCATCGCACGCTCGTCTTCCTCCCATTCTTTGTGACCGGCTGGCTGATCCGCGAGCGCGGCTGGCTCGACGGGCAGTGGTTCGCAAGGCCCTTCCGCGGGGCGCGCGTCGCCGCGTGGACCGTGCTCGGCGGCATCGCGCTCGCCTTCGCGCTGCTGCCCGGGCTGCGGGAGACCTGGCGGATCGACACCTGGCTGACCTGGCGGGACGACTACGATTGGCTCTTCCGCAACGCGCCGATCGGGGAGTGGCTGCCGAGCCACTGGCTCACGGTCCTCCTCGGCGGCGCCGCGGTCTCCGCGGCCCTGCTCGTCGTCGCCGCTGCGATGACGCTCGCGCTCCTCATCGTCGTGCCGCGGAGCAGCGGTCCCGCGACGGTCTGGGGCACGCGCACCCTCTACGTCTACCTGCTGCACGGCCCCGTCGTCTGGGTGCTGCGCGAGACCGGAGTCATCGATGCGATCGGGGGGAGCGGCACCCCCGGGCTCCTGCTCGTCGCGGCCGGCGGCGCCGTACTCGCCGTGGTCCTGTCGCTCTCCTGGGCGCCGAAGGCGTTCTGGCCGGTGATCGAACCGCGCCTCGGCTGGCTGCTGCGCCGCGATGATCGCTGAGGAGCGTGCGGATCGTCGAGGAGCGATCGCTGAGGCGCGCGCCGACCGTTGAGGATCGCGCCGGCCGCTGGGGAGCGTGCCGATCGCTGTGGCGCGTGGTGACCATTAAGGATCGCGCTGCCCGCTGGCCGCTGCGCGCTGCCCGCTGGCCGCTGCGCGCTGCCCGCCGCGGCGTCCCCTGCGGGTCTGCGACCCGCTCAGCCCTCCTCGGGCACGAGCAGCTGGTGCTTCGCCAGCTCGCGGTAGAGCGGCGTCGAGGCGAGCAGCTCCTCGTGCGTGCCCTCGCCCACGACCCTGCCGGCATCGAGCACCACGATCTTGTCCGAGTCGACGACCGTGGACAGCCGGTGCGCGATGACGATGAGGGTGCGACCCGTCGCGACCGAGTCGAGCGCCTCCCGCATGAGCCGCTCGTTGACACCGTCGAGGCTGGCGGTCGACTCGTCGAGGAGCAGGATGGGCGGCGCCGTGAGCAGCGCCCGTGCGATTGCGAGGCGCTGTTTCTCGCCGCCGGAGAGGAGGATCCCGCTCTCGCCGACCTGCAGCTCCAACGCCTCGGCGAGGGCCGCGGCGCGGTCGTCGGACGACGCGTGGTCGCCGGACGACGACCCGTCGCCGGACGACGACCCGTCGCCGGTGCGCGGCCCGAGCGTGCGGTCGAGGAGCCCCCCGAGGTTCACGGCGCGCAGCACGCGCTCGCACGCCTGATCGGAGGCCTCGGGCGACGCGAGCCTGAGGTTGTCTCGAAGGCTCCCGGCGAGCACCGGCGCATCCTGCTCCACATAGCCCATCTGCGCGCGCAGCTCGGCGCGGTGCAGCGTCCGCACGTCGGCGCCGTGCAGCGACACGGTCCCCGAATCGGGATCGTAGAAGCGCTCGACGAGGCCGAGCACCGTCGACTTCCCGGCGCCCGAGGGGCCGACGAGGGCGACGCGGGAGCCCCGCGGCACCTCGAAGCTCACGCCGCGCAGCACGGGCGTCTCGACGATCTCTGCCGGGGCGGCCTCGAGGTCGCGACGCGAGGATCCGCGGCCGCCGCGGACGAGCGCGCGCGCGTCGGCGCGGGCCGGGGCGGCGGAGCGGTAGGTGAAGCGGACGTCGGCGAGCGCGATCGCCGGGGCGCCCTGCCGTGCGGCGTCGGCGAGCGGGAGGAGCCCGCCCGCGGGGGAGTCCTCGGCGTCGCGCTCGGTCTCCGTCGGGAGCGCCGCGATCTCCTGGATCCGCCCGAGCGCGCCGAGCGCCTGTCCGACGGCGGAGATCGCGCCGAACGC from Leucobacter allii carries:
- a CDS encoding ABC transporter ATP-binding protein, whose protein sequence is MTGQADTSAAPRGPRASLRQLIPYLFEQRGLLAAALALGLVGAAASLVQPALLGQIIGRVQSGEAAGALLVTLSVVVVVGAVLSGLQHYVLQRMGEGVVLASRRRLIAKILHLPIAQFDRRRTGDLVSRVGSDTTLLRAVLTQGFVEAISGLLVFVGALVGMLVIDPVLFGITFGVVLVALVVVVTVSSRIRPAVARAQEKVGDLAAQVDRSISSIRTIRAAGAAEREQRATERDAEEAYALGVKVARISAVIVPISFLALQLSFLVVLGLGGYRVATGAITIAQLVTFIIFLFLMVTPLGQAFGAISAVGQALGALGRIQEIAALPTETERDAEDSPAGGLLPLADAARQGAPAIALADVRFTYRSAAPARADARALVRGGRGSSRRDLEAAPAEIVETPVLRGVSFEVPRGSRVALVGPSGAGKSTVLGLVERFYDPDSGTVSLHGADVRTLHRAELRAQMGYVEQDAPVLAGSLRDNLRLASPEASDQACERVLRAVNLGGLLDRTLGPRTGDGSSSGDGSSSGDHASSDDRAAALAEALELQVGESGILLSGGEKQRLAIARALLTAPPILLLDESTASLDGVNERLMREALDSVATGRTLIVIAHRLSTVVDSDKIVVLDAGRVVGEGTHEELLASTPLYRELAKHQLLVPEEG
- a CDS encoding acyltransferase family protein, giving the protein MPELPQPLAGARPRIAFWDNARFALIVLVVVGHAISTVRTESALGFAIYAYIYLFHMPAMILLSGIFSRAEASPKVIRSTLQLVVTWLIWEGIWAAVDFAVLEETPDDDFLETPAWTLWFLISLATMRILLPYLARLRHPLLVSIALALAAGAIPDIGTAFSAHRTLVFLPFFVTGWLIRERGWLDGQWFARPFRGARVAAWTVLGGIALAFALLPGLRETWRIDTWLTWRDDYDWLFRNAPIGEWLPSHWLTVLLGGAAVSAALLVVAAAMTLALLIVVPRSSGPATVWGTRTLYVYLLHGPVVWVLRETGVIDAIGGSGTPGLLLVAAGGAVLAVVLSLSWAPKAFWPVIEPRLGWLLRRDDR